A window of Mucilaginibacter paludis DSM 18603 contains these coding sequences:
- a CDS encoding AAA family ATPase, with translation MITTTDKQFLTIDKLQAVLQHLKDTFVGKDEIIDLMGICLVGRENLFLLGPPGTAKSATVRELAKLLDGQTFEYLLTRFTEPNELFGPFDIRKLREGELVTNTEGMLPEASLIFLDELLNANSAILNSLLMVLNEKIFRRGRETRQLPALMVIGASNHLPEDEALQALFDRFLIRVRCDNVEPQQLNALLNAGWMLEQKTGAERPSIGTDEIRRLQQYTSLIDLQTIRPQYIELIQQLRNAGLQVSDRRAVKLQRLIAASALICKRQTAIPSDLWVLRHIWDTEEQREVISNIVNTVVDMAADDAGRHPRALLNALPDADEIYSEVQKLSLQWAEPETTLAERSLIKDRLSHLNSRCDWIGNEEQRKYVQAPIDELWKQIVHTA, from the coding sequence ATGATTACAACTACCGATAAACAATTTTTAACCATTGATAAGCTACAAGCGGTTTTACAGCACCTGAAAGACACCTTTGTAGGCAAAGACGAAATTATCGACCTGATGGGCATTTGCTTAGTTGGGCGCGAAAACCTGTTTTTGCTGGGCCCGCCGGGTACGGCCAAAAGCGCCACCGTGCGCGAGCTGGCCAAATTGCTGGATGGCCAAACGTTTGAGTACCTGCTTACCCGCTTTACCGAGCCCAACGAGCTTTTTGGCCCGTTCGACATTCGTAAACTGCGCGAGGGTGAGCTGGTAACCAATACCGAGGGGATGCTGCCCGAGGCTTCGCTGATATTTTTGGATGAGTTGCTCAACGCCAACAGCGCCATTTTAAACAGCCTGCTGATGGTGCTGAACGAGAAGATTTTTAGGCGCGGGCGCGAAACCCGGCAACTGCCCGCCCTGATGGTGATTGGGGCCAGCAACCATTTGCCGGAGGATGAGGCCCTGCAAGCGTTGTTCGACAGGTTTTTGATCCGCGTGCGCTGCGATAACGTGGAGCCGCAACAACTGAACGCCCTGCTTAACGCGGGCTGGATGCTGGAGCAAAAAACAGGCGCCGAGCGGCCCAGCATCGGTACCGACGAGATACGCCGCCTGCAGCAATATACATCGCTAATTGATTTGCAGACCATCAGGCCGCAGTACATCGAGCTGATACAGCAGTTGCGCAACGCGGGTTTGCAGGTATCCGACAGGCGCGCCGTAAAGCTGCAAAGGCTCATTGCGGCCAGCGCGCTCATCTGCAAGCGGCAAACGGCCATCCCCTCGGATTTATGGGTGCTGCGCCACATTTGGGATACCGAGGAGCAGCGCGAAGTGATTAGCAATATTGTGAACACCGTGGTAGATATGGCCGCCGACGATGCCGGCCGCCATCCCCGCGCACTGCTTAACGCCCTGCCCGATGCCGACGAGATTTACAGCGAAGTACAAAAGCTCAGCCTACAATGGGCCGAGCCGGAAACTACGCTGGCCGAACGATCGTTGATTAAAGACCGCCTGTCGCACCTGAACAGCCGCTGCGACTGGATTGGCAACGAGGAACAGCGCAAATATGTGCAGGCGCCCATTGATGAGCTTTGGAAGCAGATAGTGCACACCGCATGA
- a CDS encoding ABC transporter ATP-binding protein produces the protein MAKTRNVVNPQNISFRQRLAALKNLPELFRLVWLSSPWKTSVSFLLRVVRSAMPVALLYVGKLIVDQVVLLNRHPGGNQHDLWQLVAVEFGLAVLTDGLNRMINLLDSLLGDLFSNYTSMRIMRHAATLDLDQFEDSVFYDKLERARQQTVGRSVLLSQVMSQVQDFISMGFLITGLAAFNPWLILLLLVAIIPAFLGESYFNSQNYALTRSQTPERRELDYVRYLGASDETAKEVKIFGLADFIINRFETLSNRFYADNSKLAVKRSAWGTFFSVLGSMGYYAAYGVIIYQTIEGKTTVGSLTFLAGSFRQLSSLMEGMLNRFTSVSQGAIYLNDFLEFFEIKPRITVAAAPLPFPNPIKQGFTFEDVGFRYHNQTAWANRHLNFTLAPGEKLALVGENGAGKTTLVKLMARLYDPTEGRILLDGVDLKLYAIEDLRLNLGVIFQDYIRYQMTLSQNIAVGNISQINNQALIERAASQSLADALAEKLPQHYNQWLGRRFNDGVELSGGEWQKVALARAYMKDAQVLILDEPTAALDARAEYEVFQRFAELTEGKSAVLISHRFSTARLANRILVLDKGTVLEIGTHAELLLKNGRYAELFRLQAQGYQ, from the coding sequence ATGGCTAAAACCCGCAATGTGGTTAACCCGCAAAATATTTCGTTTAGGCAGCGGTTGGCGGCTTTAAAAAATTTGCCCGAGTTGTTTAGGCTGGTGTGGCTGAGCAGCCCCTGGAAAACTTCGGTTAGCTTTTTGCTGCGGGTGGTGCGGTCGGCTATGCCGGTGGCGCTGCTGTATGTGGGTAAGCTGATTGTTGACCAGGTGGTGCTGCTGAACCGGCATCCGGGGGGCAACCAGCACGATTTATGGCAGCTGGTGGCCGTGGAGTTTGGCCTGGCTGTTTTAACCGACGGCTTGAACCGGATGATTAATTTGCTGGATAGCCTGCTGGGCGATCTGTTTTCGAACTATACGTCGATGCGCATTATGCGCCACGCGGCCACGCTGGATCTGGACCAGTTTGAGGATTCAGTTTTTTACGATAAGCTGGAGCGGGCGCGACAGCAAACGGTGGGCCGCTCGGTGCTGCTATCGCAGGTGATGAGCCAGGTGCAGGATTTTATTTCGATGGGCTTTTTAATTACCGGTCTGGCGGCCTTTAACCCCTGGCTGATTTTGCTGTTGCTGGTGGCTATTATACCGGCGTTTTTGGGCGAATCGTACTTTAACAGTCAGAACTACGCCTTAACGCGCAGTCAGACGCCTGAGCGGCGCGAGCTTGACTATGTGCGTTACTTAGGCGCCAGCGACGAAACGGCCAAGGAGGTTAAGATTTTTGGCCTGGCCGATTTTATTATCAACCGCTTTGAAACCCTGTCGAACCGTTTTTATGCCGATAACAGCAAGCTGGCCGTGAAGCGATCGGCCTGGGGGACGTTTTTTTCGGTTTTGGGCAGCATGGGGTATTACGCCGCCTACGGGGTTATTATTTACCAAACTATTGAGGGCAAAACAACGGTAGGGAGCTTAACTTTTCTGGCGGGTTCGTTCAGGCAGTTGAGCAGCCTGATGGAGGGCATGCTGAACCGCTTCACCTCGGTATCGCAAGGGGCTATTTACCTGAACGATTTTTTGGAGTTTTTTGAAATTAAGCCGCGCATTACCGTGGCCGCCGCGCCGCTGCCCTTCCCCAACCCCATTAAGCAGGGTTTTACTTTTGAGGATGTGGGCTTTAGGTACCATAACCAAACGGCCTGGGCCAATCGCCACTTAAACTTTACGCTGGCACCCGGCGAAAAGCTGGCCCTGGTGGGCGAGAACGGTGCCGGCAAAACCACGCTGGTGAAGTTGATGGCGCGCCTTTACGACCCTACCGAAGGTCGTATTTTGCTGGACGGGGTTGACCTGAAGTTGTATGCCATTGAGGATTTGCGCTTAAACCTGGGGGTGATTTTTCAGGACTATATCCGCTACCAGATGACGCTGTCGCAAAACATTGCCGTGGGCAACATCAGCCAGATTAACAACCAGGCCCTTATTGAGCGCGCCGCCAGCCAAAGCCTGGCCGATGCCCTGGCCGAGAAGCTGCCCCAGCATTATAACCAATGGCTGGGCCGCCGGTTTAACGATGGGGTTGAGCTATCGGGCGGCGAATGGCAAAAGGTGGCCCTGGCCCGCGCCTATATGAAAGATGCCCAGGTGCTGATATTGGACGAGCCCACCGCCGCGCTGGATGCCCGGGCCGAGTACGAGGTTTTTCAGCGTTTTGCGGAGTTAACGGAGGGTAAATCGGCGGTGCTCATCTCGCACCGCTTTTCTACCGCGCGCCTGGCCAACCGCATCCTGGTGCTGGATAAAGGTACCGTGCTCGAGATTGGCACCCATGCCGAACTGCTGCTAAAAAATGGCCGCTATGCGGAGCTTTTTAGGCTACAGGCGCAGGGTTACCAGTAA
- a CDS encoding helix-turn-helix domain-containing protein gives MPKRPVTDYAKRFKIFRKYKDLTQIQIADVLGVTQPAVQKWESGATDLSIEIIQKLRDKLNMSLEWFFTGKGTKEFVAAKSSIMKDMATILTDSEMTKFRLQTLEENYKKLHAEFHAFKHGVKD, from the coding sequence ATGCCAAAACGACCAGTTACCGACTACGCCAAGCGGTTTAAAATATTCAGAAAATATAAGGATCTAACCCAGATCCAAATTGCCGATGTATTGGGCGTAACCCAACCCGCGGTACAAAAATGGGAAAGCGGCGCCACCGACCTATCTATCGAGATCATCCAGAAACTGCGCGACAAGCTGAACATGAGCCTCGAGTGGTTTTTTACCGGCAAAGGCACCAAAGAGTTTGTAGCCGCCAAAAGCAGCATCATGAAAGATATGGCCACCATCCTCACCGATAGCGAGATGACCAAGTTTCGCCTGCAAACGCTCGAAGAAAATTATAAAAAACTGCATGCCGAATTTCATGCCTTTAAACATGGTGTGAAGGATTAG
- a CDS encoding c-type cytochrome has product MPIIMFFADGHHASAAPCTLVLPLNKPCHSMRASLLNLLPFVAIIIFTACGGSQSTQDAALSTPAPPAAQIVKSESKGVGHFKWVKLDSVSRAQAARGEALFLARCAACHKATGDNTVGPGLKDVTARRTPEWILNQITNPKEMEQKDPISRALLLQHPTGMTMSPVSDAEARQLLDFLRWNDGGVK; this is encoded by the coding sequence ATGCCCATCATCATGTTTTTTGCTGACGGGCATCATGCCAGTGCAGCGCCGTGTACCTTAGTTTTACCGCTAAACAAACCCTGCCATAGCATGAGAGCCTCCTTGTTAAACCTTTTACCTTTTGTTGCCATTATAATTTTTACAGCCTGCGGCGGTAGCCAAAGCACGCAGGATGCTGCGCTGAGTACACCGGCCCCACCCGCCGCGCAAATTGTTAAAAGCGAGAGCAAAGGGGTAGGGCATTTTAAGTGGGTTAAGTTGGATAGCGTAAGCAGGGCGCAGGCCGCCCGTGGCGAGGCTTTGTTTTTGGCCAGGTGCGCTGCCTGCCATAAAGCCACCGGCGATAATACCGTTGGCCCCGGCTTAAAAGATGTTACCGCCCGGCGCACGCCCGAGTGGATTTTAAACCAAATAACCAACCCCAAAGAAATGGAACAAAAGGACCCGATAAGCCGGGCCTTGTTGCTACAGCACCCCACGGGCATGACCATGTCGCCCGTTAGCGATGCCGAAGCCCGCCAACTGCTGGACTTTTTACGCTGGAATGATGGTGGTGTGAAGTGA
- a CDS encoding winged helix-turn-helix transcriptional regulator, giving the protein MDNTTSTALPARSAEACHANVNAVRDALYVLNGKWKLPLIVSLLNGPRRFKEIQRALVDITPKVLSKELRELEINGLIERQVFNTVPVTVTYQLSPYSDSLHPVIESLMLWGQKHRERIVQERRSEPVAMEID; this is encoded by the coding sequence ATGGACAACACCACAAGCACTGCCTTACCGGCCCGCTCGGCCGAAGCCTGTCATGCCAACGTAAACGCCGTTCGCGATGCCCTTTACGTATTAAACGGCAAATGGAAATTACCCCTCATTGTATCCCTGCTAAACGGCCCCCGGCGCTTTAAAGAAATACAGCGCGCCTTAGTTGATATTACACCCAAAGTACTATCAAAAGAACTGCGCGAACTCGAAATTAACGGCCTCATTGAACGCCAGGTATTTAACACCGTGCCCGTAACCGTAACCTACCAGCTCAGCCCCTATAGCGACAGCCTGCATCCGGTAATTGAGTCGCTTATGCTTTGGGGCCAAAAACACCGCGAGCGCATTGTACAAGAGCGCCGCTCTGAGCCGGTGGCGATGGAGATTGATTGA
- a CDS encoding S24 family peptidase: METTDKKVKIKTQRPESLEFISLYNQLKGVAFQNNAILSAQLGFKTDSSITEIVKGRQNISTDKLQKFKEIYQDYIHTDNYGSGVLMEPETGYARAIKQQTQKFFYSELSGDGDETPFRDLGNGQLNMFVPLIQERAYASYMRGFADPEYLADLPKHSLVVSKQHRGRYVAIIVEGDSMTDGSIDSIPEGSIATGREIQKHLWTSRFHIHRFKDYIIHHKEGIIIKRIIKHNVEDGVITCASLNPDKENYPDFNLNLDDCVEIFNIVNVSLNR; the protein is encoded by the coding sequence ATGGAAACAACCGATAAGAAAGTAAAAATCAAAACCCAAAGGCCCGAAAGCCTGGAGTTTATCAGCTTGTACAATCAGCTTAAAGGCGTAGCTTTTCAAAACAATGCGATACTTTCGGCTCAGTTGGGCTTTAAAACGGATAGTTCTATTACAGAGATTGTAAAGGGGAGGCAAAATATTTCTACAGATAAATTACAGAAGTTCAAAGAGATTTACCAGGATTATATCCATACAGATAATTATGGGTCGGGGGTTTTGATGGAGCCTGAGACGGGGTACGCCAGGGCTATTAAGCAGCAAACTCAAAAGTTTTTTTACTCGGAGTTATCGGGCGATGGCGACGAAACGCCTTTCAGGGATTTGGGTAACGGGCAACTGAATATGTTTGTGCCGCTGATACAGGAACGGGCGTATGCGTCGTACATGCGGGGTTTTGCCGATCCGGAGTACCTGGCCGATCTGCCTAAGCACTCGCTGGTGGTAAGCAAGCAGCACCGGGGCCGCTATGTAGCTATTATTGTGGAGGGTGACAGCATGACGGATGGTTCTATCGATAGTATACCGGAGGGGAGCATTGCTACGGGCCGCGAGATACAGAAACATCTGTGGACGAGCCGTTTTCATATTCATCGTTTTAAGGATTATATCATCCATCATAAGGAGGGGATTATTATTAAGCGGATCATCAAGCATAATGTTGAGGATGGGGTGATCACTTGCGCTTCGTTAAATCCCGACAAGGAAAACTATCCTGATTTTAACCTGAACCTGGATGATTGTGTGGAGATTTTTAATATCGTAAATGTATCGTTAAACAGGTAA
- a CDS encoding PAS domain S-box protein — MNNNIDEQAASTGPGLTMVITNPFWQVQSWSYCACARYGYTEHEALGQNIAFLFADAAGKPLYCNQNIQPALAGGTLTKRQSQITKAGRVFETEVTFTALYDANSRLTTYQIMLQAPDGEAEPAPLQTDSGQNGQAAEGPGSGLLAQKVQFIQTITDNLPAMIAYYSAGLQCLFANQPYQDYFGHNGKSVIGCHKRDLMHPAEFNTHQQHLYQVLAGNAQRFERNFVKNTGETIYTLTQYLPDFDGHAVKGFYSLIYDISEVKEAQTEVAVKATQIADLLENIDDGFITIDFELKFSYANKRMGQLVNMEPTALVGKHILALFPEAEGSVTFKAIQKALRQREYICNEDYFAPLDLWQENRIYPSAGGVSIFIRDISERKRADDRLRQYNERFRLMSRATNDALFEWNLETNEVWWSESHFTLFGFDPKGPVPSQHEWLQRLHPNERQMFIDLDKRIREKLVFSWQQEVVYLRANQTWGTLLNRGFVVVNARQQPVRILASFMDITDRKNAERQKELVAYISQVFNEQTSLNLALQQVLQKALEHGGATLAEIWLTSADQQRIILEAKSARAPQGHVFFDDSADIKNMARGEGLPGTTLAAGVSQFWRYDDPDAGFVRRGPAIQAGLKSAFSIPLFHNQDVIGVLIQRFDTDDELLSLYPGLFEAIGQHLGTEIKNKQLAQQLQQVFDCAPDMICIAGTDSYFKKVNPAMNALLGYTTEELLSMPIDKFLHPADVAGKNKRMQAFAQGTQTIYFENRYISKSGKIIWLSWTVSRALEDGLLFCVGKDVSDKKELQMMLEKATDLARIGGWEADLILGKVYWSAITRQIMEVDAGFEPDIQKSLDFYGEGQHRRQMVEAINRAIDKGIRCYAELQITTAKGKIKWVRVVAEAEYNAEGVCIRVHGSFQDIDKLKRAEIAAKVALAEKKAILESLGNGFFAVDRRWVTTYWNSTAEKTTGRLRHTMLGKYFWDSYPELKTRESYKQLNSAMEMGRAVNFEDYSPSLDTWFGISAYPTENGLSVFFKDITERKRTVWALQESEKRYSDLFHLSPQPMWVYDMATLRFLDVNVAALQHYGYTREAFLAMTIRDIRPAEDITLLEKTLAESHAEQNVKLHGVFRHRKMNGEIIQVDIQSNKISYKGKQAKVVLASDVTDRLIYVKAIEDQNRKLREISWIQSHVVRAPLARIMGLVPLINALNPSDPEQQLIFSYILQSARELDQVIGDITAVTGVGSLEAVS, encoded by the coding sequence ATGAATAATAATATTGATGAGCAAGCCGCCTCAACAGGGCCTGGTTTAACTATGGTTATTACCAACCCGTTTTGGCAGGTACAAAGCTGGAGCTATTGTGCTTGCGCGCGCTATGGCTATACCGAGCACGAGGCGCTCGGCCAAAATATAGCATTTTTGTTTGCCGATGCCGCAGGCAAGCCTTTATATTGCAACCAAAACATTCAACCGGCTTTGGCGGGGGGCACACTAACCAAGCGCCAAAGTCAAATAACCAAGGCAGGCCGTGTTTTTGAGACCGAGGTAACGTTCACCGCCCTTTATGATGCCAATAGCCGGTTAACTACGTACCAAATTATGCTGCAAGCGCCTGATGGCGAGGCAGAACCGGCGCCTCTGCAAACTGATAGCGGGCAAAACGGCCAGGCTGCCGAAGGCCCCGGGAGCGGCCTGCTTGCCCAAAAGGTGCAGTTTATACAAACCATTACCGATAATCTGCCCGCCATGATAGCCTATTACTCGGCCGGTTTACAATGCCTGTTTGCCAACCAGCCCTATCAGGATTATTTTGGCCACAACGGCAAATCGGTAATTGGCTGCCACAAGCGCGACCTGATGCACCCCGCCGAATTTAACACCCATCAGCAGCACCTGTACCAGGTACTGGCAGGCAACGCCCAAAGGTTTGAGCGTAACTTTGTAAAAAACACTGGCGAAACTATTTATACCCTTACCCAATATCTGCCCGATTTTGATGGCCATGCTGTAAAGGGTTTTTACTCGCTGATATACGATATCAGCGAGGTAAAAGAAGCCCAAACCGAAGTAGCTGTAAAAGCGACCCAGATTGCAGACTTGCTCGAAAATATTGACGACGGCTTTATTACTATTGATTTTGAGCTGAAATTTAGCTACGCCAACAAACGCATGGGGCAATTGGTTAATATGGAGCCTACTGCACTTGTAGGCAAGCACATCCTTGCCCTTTTCCCCGAGGCCGAAGGTTCGGTTACGTTTAAGGCCATCCAAAAAGCGCTTCGGCAGCGTGAATACATTTGTAACGAAGATTATTTTGCACCGCTTGATTTATGGCAAGAAAACCGCATTTACCCATCGGCAGGTGGTGTATCCATATTTATACGCGATATATCTGAACGTAAACGGGCCGACGACCGGCTGCGCCAGTATAACGAGCGCTTCAGGCTGATGAGCAGGGCCACAAACGATGCCCTGTTTGAGTGGAACCTCGAAACCAACGAGGTTTGGTGGAGCGAGAGCCATTTTACCCTGTTTGGTTTTGACCCCAAGGGGCCCGTACCCAGCCAGCACGAATGGCTACAGCGCCTGCATCCCAATGAGCGCCAAATGTTTATTGATCTGGATAAGCGCATTCGCGAAAAACTGGTTTTTAGCTGGCAGCAAGAAGTGGTATACCTGCGTGCCAACCAAACCTGGGGTACCTTGCTTAACCGTGGTTTTGTGGTGGTTAATGCGCGGCAGCAGCCGGTACGCATACTGGCTTCGTTTATGGATATTACCGACCGTAAAAATGCCGAACGGCAAAAAGAGTTGGTGGCCTATATAAGCCAGGTATTTAACGAGCAAACCAGCCTTAATCTGGCTTTGCAGCAGGTGCTTCAAAAAGCATTGGAGCATGGCGGCGCCACGCTGGCCGAAATTTGGCTTACCAGTGCCGATCAGCAACGCATCATCCTGGAGGCTAAAAGTGCGCGGGCGCCACAGGGGCATGTATTTTTTGATGACAGCGCCGATATAAAAAATATGGCCAGGGGCGAGGGGTTGCCCGGCACTACGCTGGCTGCCGGTGTTAGCCAGTTTTGGCGTTATGATGATCCGGATGCCGGTTTTGTGCGCCGCGGGCCCGCCATTCAGGCCGGTTTAAAATCGGCCTTTAGCATACCGCTGTTTCATAACCAGGATGTGATAGGGGTATTGATACAGCGCTTTGATACCGATGATGAATTGTTGAGCCTGTACCCCGGTTTGTTTGAAGCGATTGGCCAGCACCTGGGTACCGAAATTAAAAATAAACAACTGGCGCAGCAACTGCAGCAGGTTTTTGATTGTGCGCCCGATATGATTTGCATTGCCGGTACCGATAGTTATTTTAAAAAGGTTAACCCAGCCATGAACGCCCTGTTGGGCTATACCACCGAGGAGCTTTTGAGCATGCCGATAGACAAATTTTTGCACCCGGCCGATGTGGCTGGAAAAAACAAGCGCATGCAGGCTTTTGCGCAGGGTACGCAAACTATTTATTTTGAAAACCGCTACATCAGCAAATCGGGCAAAATAATATGGCTTTCGTGGACGGTGAGCCGCGCGCTCGAAGATGGTTTGCTGTTTTGCGTGGGCAAGGATGTATCGGACAAAAAAGAACTACAGATGATGCTCGAAAAGGCTACCGATTTAGCCCGTATAGGCGGCTGGGAGGCAGATTTGATTTTGGGTAAGGTGTATTGGTCGGCCATTACGCGCCAAATTATGGAGGTTGATGCTGGTTTTGAACCTGATATTCAAAAATCCCTGGATTTTTATGGCGAAGGGCAGCACCGCAGGCAAATGGTTGAGGCCATCAACCGGGCTATAGACAAAGGTATCCGTTGCTATGCCGAGTTACAAATTACAACAGCCAAAGGAAAGATTAAGTGGGTTAGGGTTGTTGCCGAGGCGGAGTATAATGCCGAAGGCGTGTGCATACGTGTGCATGGCAGTTTCCAGGATATTGATAAGCTAAAGAGAGCCGAAATTGCCGCTAAAGTAGCCCTGGCCGAAAAAAAAGCCATTTTGGAGAGCCTTGGCAATGGCTTTTTTGCTGTTGACCGCCGCTGGGTTACCACCTACTGGAACAGCACTGCCGAAAAAACCACCGGGCGGCTGCGCCACACCATGCTTGGCAAATACTTTTGGGATAGCTATCCGGAGTTAAAAACGCGCGAATCGTACAAGCAGCTAAACAGCGCTATGGAAATGGGTAGGGCCGTCAATTTTGAAGATTACTCCCCAAGCCTGGATACCTGGTTCGGCATAAGTGCTTACCCTACCGAAAACGGCCTGTCGGTATTTTTTAAAGATATTACCGAACGCAAACGCACGGTATGGGCGCTGCAGGAATCGGAGAAACGGTATAGCGACCTGTTCCATCTGAGCCCACAGCCCATGTGGGTTTATGATATGGCAACCCTGCGTTTTTTGGATGTAAACGTAGCCGCCCTGCAGCATTACGGCTACACCAGGGAAGCGTTTTTAGCCATGACCATACGCGATATACGCCCTGCGGAGGATATTACCCTGCTCGAAAAAACTTTGGCTGAATCACACGCCGAACAGAATGTAAAACTTCACGGTGTTTTTAGGCACCGCAAAATGAACGGCGAAATAATCCAGGTAGATATCCAAAGCAATAAAATAAGTTACAAAGGCAAACAGGCCAAGGTTGTTTTAGCCAGCGATGTTACCGACAGGTTAATATATGTTAAAGCCATCGAAGACCAGAACAGAAAACTGCGCGAAATTTCGTGGATCCAGTCGCACGTTGTCCGTGCGCCACTGGCGCGTATTATGGGCCTGGTACCCCTCATTAATGCCCTCAACCCCAGCGACCCTGAACAGCAACTCATCTTCAGCTATATTTTACAATCGGCCCGCGAGCTCGACCAGGTGATAGGTGATATTACCGCCGTAACCGGAGTGGGGAGTTTAGAAGCTGTAAGTTAG